One genomic region from Podarcis raffonei isolate rPodRaf1 chromosome 16, rPodRaf1.pri, whole genome shotgun sequence encodes:
- the SLC3A2 gene encoding 4F2 cell-surface antigen heavy chain isoform X1: MAAVWKGELGGGETPDMRLGRRELEKEGRQGGTMTSPGVTPDTELDMKDVELNEIETEKQPMNASSPLASSPGSLGEKNGVVKVKVAEEEEEESAMVAKFTGLSKEELLKVAGTPTWVRTRWALLILFWLGWLGMLAGAVVIIVQAPRCKDLPKQEWWQKGGIYRIQEVAGFQDSGDDNVGDLAGLKQQMDYLSKLKVKGLVIGPLHVNPENDQAGTNLKDIDKRYGTLDDFREVLQVAKKKSLKVVLDLTPNYRSQSPWFSQEISLNKDLQDKMKEAITFWLEEGVSGIQIGGVEHLNDTQILSEWKNLTEEYSVDDHTRVLIAATRRQDAEGIFSLLNETTGVDLLSSQYLLGLVKGGQEDSTRGEAAAKMIRQYIQEAGDKWPSWSVGRPDIGHLASPMGEPLLRLFHLLLYTLPGTPFTDYGDEIGLRDLPGQPAASSVIRMQWDNSANFGFSKANQQQVNTAASNVTVQSQNSDPASVLSFFKQLSELRGKERSLLHGEYTEAETSNPSVFAYLRVWDQNKRYLVVLNFAPRDQTISIVTSPPLPDQVTVELSTQPTEEKKQLSVRELRLAPSEGLLLSFPYVA, from the exons GTGGCACCATGACCTCCCCGGGTGTAACCCCCGACACGGAGCTCGACATGAAAGACGTGGAGCTCAACGAGATCGAGACCGAGAAGCAGCCCATGAACGCCTCTTCCCCGCTGGCCAGTTCGCCGGGCAGCCTGGGCGAGAAGAACGGGGTCGTGAAGGTGAAGGtggccgaggaggaggaggaggaaagcgcCATGGTGGCCAAGTTCACTGGGCTCTCCAAGGAAGAGCTGCTCAAGGTGGCCGGCACTCCCACGTGGGTGCGCACCCGCTGGGCGCTCCTCATCCTCTTCTGGCTGGGCTGGCTGGGCATGCTGGCGGGGGCCGTCGTCATCATCGTCCAGGCCCCCCGCTGCAAGGACCTGCCCAAGCAGGAGTGGTGGCAGAAAGGCGGCATCTACCGCATCCAGGAGGTGGCAGGGTTCCAGGACTCTGGGGACGACAACGTGGGCGACCTGGCAG GTCTGAAGCAGCAAATGGATTATTTAAGTAAACTCAAagtgaaaggtttggtgattgGACCTCTCCACGTCAATCCTGAAAACGACCAGGCTGGAACGAACCTCAAGGACATCGACAAAAGATATGGGACGCTGGATGACTTCCGGGAAGTCCTGCAGGTGGCAAAGAAAAAAA gCTTGAAGGTGGTTTTGGATCTGACCCCCAACTATCGCAGCCAGTCGCCTTGGTTCAGCCAGGAGATCAGTCTTAACAAGGATTTGCAGGACAAAATGAAG GAAGCAATTACATTCTGGCTGGAGGAAGGTGTCTCTGGGATCCAGATCGGGGGCGTGGAACATTTAAAT GACACCCAAATCCTGAGTGAGTGGAAGAACCTGACAGAAGAATACAGTGTGGACGACCACACCAG GGTGCTCATTGCAGCGACACGCAGGCAGGATGCCGAGGGCATCTTCTCCCTCCTCAACGAGACCACAGGCGTGGATCTGCTGAGCAGCCAGTACCTCCTGGGGCTGGTGAAAGGCGGCCAAGAAGACAGCACACGAGGGGAAGCAGCCGCCAAGATGATACGCCAGTACATCCAAGAAGCTGGAGACAAGTGGCCCAGTTGGAGT GTGGGAAGACCCGACATTGGCCACTTGGCCTCTCCGATGGGCGAGCCTCTCCTTCGCCTCTTCCACCTGCTGCTCTACACGCTGCCAGGGACGCCCTTCACGGACTACGGAGATGAGATCGGGCTGCGGGACCTGCCGGGCCAG CCTGCAGCCTCCAGTGTCATTCGTATGCAGTGGGATAATTCAGCAAACTTTGGCTTCTCAAAAGCAAATCAGCAGCAGGTTAACACAGCAGCCAGCAATGTCACTGTACAG TCACAGAACAGTGACCCGGCTTCGGTCTTGTCATTCTTCAAACAGCTGAGCGAGCTGCGGGGGAAGGAGCGCTCCCTCCTTCACGGCGAATACACAGAGGCTGAAACCAGCAACCCGAGTGTCTTTGCCTACCTGCGGGTCTGGGACCAGAACAAGCGCTACCTAGTGGTCCTCAACTTTGCTCCCAGGGACCAGACCATCTCCATAGTGacgtcccctcccctcccagaccAAGTCACAGTGGAGCTCAGCACGCAGCCCACGGAGGAGAAGAAACAGCTGAGTGTACGGGAACTCAGGCTGGCTCCCTCGGAAGGGCTCCTGCTCAGTTTCCCGTATGTGGCCTAG
- the SLC3A2 gene encoding 4F2 cell-surface antigen heavy chain isoform X2: MTSPGVTPDTELDMKDVELNEIETEKQPMNASSPLASSPGSLGEKNGVVKVKVAEEEEEESAMVAKFTGLSKEELLKVAGTPTWVRTRWALLILFWLGWLGMLAGAVVIIVQAPRCKDLPKQEWWQKGGIYRIQEVAGFQDSGDDNVGDLAGLKQQMDYLSKLKVKGLVIGPLHVNPENDQAGTNLKDIDKRYGTLDDFREVLQVAKKKSLKVVLDLTPNYRSQSPWFSQEISLNKDLQDKMKEAITFWLEEGVSGIQIGGVEHLNDTQILSEWKNLTEEYSVDDHTRVLIAATRRQDAEGIFSLLNETTGVDLLSSQYLLGLVKGGQEDSTRGEAAAKMIRQYIQEAGDKWPSWSVGRPDIGHLASPMGEPLLRLFHLLLYTLPGTPFTDYGDEIGLRDLPGQPAASSVIRMQWDNSANFGFSKANQQQVNTAASNVTVQSQNSDPASVLSFFKQLSELRGKERSLLHGEYTEAETSNPSVFAYLRVWDQNKRYLVVLNFAPRDQTISIVTSPPLPDQVTVELSTQPTEEKKQLSVRELRLAPSEGLLLSFPYVA; this comes from the exons ATGACCTCCCCGGGTGTAACCCCCGACACGGAGCTCGACATGAAAGACGTGGAGCTCAACGAGATCGAGACCGAGAAGCAGCCCATGAACGCCTCTTCCCCGCTGGCCAGTTCGCCGGGCAGCCTGGGCGAGAAGAACGGGGTCGTGAAGGTGAAGGtggccgaggaggaggaggaggaaagcgcCATGGTGGCCAAGTTCACTGGGCTCTCCAAGGAAGAGCTGCTCAAGGTGGCCGGCACTCCCACGTGGGTGCGCACCCGCTGGGCGCTCCTCATCCTCTTCTGGCTGGGCTGGCTGGGCATGCTGGCGGGGGCCGTCGTCATCATCGTCCAGGCCCCCCGCTGCAAGGACCTGCCCAAGCAGGAGTGGTGGCAGAAAGGCGGCATCTACCGCATCCAGGAGGTGGCAGGGTTCCAGGACTCTGGGGACGACAACGTGGGCGACCTGGCAG GTCTGAAGCAGCAAATGGATTATTTAAGTAAACTCAAagtgaaaggtttggtgattgGACCTCTCCACGTCAATCCTGAAAACGACCAGGCTGGAACGAACCTCAAGGACATCGACAAAAGATATGGGACGCTGGATGACTTCCGGGAAGTCCTGCAGGTGGCAAAGAAAAAAA gCTTGAAGGTGGTTTTGGATCTGACCCCCAACTATCGCAGCCAGTCGCCTTGGTTCAGCCAGGAGATCAGTCTTAACAAGGATTTGCAGGACAAAATGAAG GAAGCAATTACATTCTGGCTGGAGGAAGGTGTCTCTGGGATCCAGATCGGGGGCGTGGAACATTTAAAT GACACCCAAATCCTGAGTGAGTGGAAGAACCTGACAGAAGAATACAGTGTGGACGACCACACCAG GGTGCTCATTGCAGCGACACGCAGGCAGGATGCCGAGGGCATCTTCTCCCTCCTCAACGAGACCACAGGCGTGGATCTGCTGAGCAGCCAGTACCTCCTGGGGCTGGTGAAAGGCGGCCAAGAAGACAGCACACGAGGGGAAGCAGCCGCCAAGATGATACGCCAGTACATCCAAGAAGCTGGAGACAAGTGGCCCAGTTGGAGT GTGGGAAGACCCGACATTGGCCACTTGGCCTCTCCGATGGGCGAGCCTCTCCTTCGCCTCTTCCACCTGCTGCTCTACACGCTGCCAGGGACGCCCTTCACGGACTACGGAGATGAGATCGGGCTGCGGGACCTGCCGGGCCAG CCTGCAGCCTCCAGTGTCATTCGTATGCAGTGGGATAATTCAGCAAACTTTGGCTTCTCAAAAGCAAATCAGCAGCAGGTTAACACAGCAGCCAGCAATGTCACTGTACAG TCACAGAACAGTGACCCGGCTTCGGTCTTGTCATTCTTCAAACAGCTGAGCGAGCTGCGGGGGAAGGAGCGCTCCCTCCTTCACGGCGAATACACAGAGGCTGAAACCAGCAACCCGAGTGTCTTTGCCTACCTGCGGGTCTGGGACCAGAACAAGCGCTACCTAGTGGTCCTCAACTTTGCTCCCAGGGACCAGACCATCTCCATAGTGacgtcccctcccctcccagaccAAGTCACAGTGGAGCTCAGCACGCAGCCCACGGAGGAGAAGAAACAGCTGAGTGTACGGGAACTCAGGCTGGCTCCCTCGGAAGGGCTCCTGCTCAGTTTCCCGTATGTGGCCTAG
- the LOC128403314 gene encoding calmodulin-1 encodes MADQLTEEQIAEFKEAFSLFDKDGDGTITTKELGTVMRSLGQNPTEAELQDMINEVDADGNGTIDFPEFLTMMARKMKDTDSEEEIREAFRVFDKDGNGYISAAELRHVMTNLGEKLTDEEVDEMIREADIDGDGQVNYEEFVQMMTAK; translated from the exons ATG GCTGATCAGCTGACAGAGGAGCAAATAGCAG AGTTCAAAGAGGCCTTCTCCCTCTTTGACAAGGATGGCGATGGCACCATCACCACCAAGGAGCTTGGCACCGTCATGCGCTCCCTGGGGCAGAACCCCACCGAGGCGGAATTGCAAGACATGATCAATGAGGTGGATGCTGATG GGAATGGCACCATCGATTTCCCAGAATTCCTCACCATGATGGCTCGGAAGATGAAGGACACAGACAGCGAGGAGGAGATTCGTGAGGCCTTCCGAGTCTTTGACAAG GATGGCAACGGCTACATCAGTGCTGCGGAGCTGCGTCATGTCATGACCAACTTAGGCGAAAAGCTGACGGATGAAGAAGTTGATGAAATGATCCGGGAAGCTGACATAGATGGGGATGGACAAGTCAATTATGAAG AGTTTGTACAGATGATGACTGCCAAATAA